The following are encoded together in the Deltaproteobacteria bacterium genome:
- a CDS encoding molybdopterin-dependent oxidoreductase: MHEVTRTKDFYVQSSNNTPDVDIKSWHLEVSGLVEKPVLLSFDDILTPPPYSEYITICIGNNVGGNAVVNALWQGIKLKYLRITAGDGRRL, encoded by the coding sequence TTGCATGAAGTCACCCGTACTAAAGATTTTTATGTCCAGTCATCTAATAACACACCTGATGTTGATATAAAGTCATGGCATCTGGAGGTCAGCGGGCTTGTTGAAAAACCTGTCCTGCTTTCATTTGATGATATACTGACACCTCCGCCCTATTCAGAGTATATAACAATATGCATTGGAAATAATGTTGGAGGCAATGCTGTGGTAAATGCATTATGGCAGGGCATAAAGTTGAAGTATCTACGGATAACGGCAGGAGATGGCAGGAGGCTATAG